The sequence below is a genomic window from Sporichthya brevicatena.
CGAGGCCGCCGGCGACGAACAGGCCGGCGATGATCCAGAAGCGGATGACGATCGTGACCTCCTGCCAGCCCACGAGTTCGAAGTGGTGCTGCAGGGGTGCCATCCGGAAGACGCGGCGCTTGGTGAGCTTGAAGAAGCCGACCTGGACGATCACCGAGACCGTGATGAGGACGAACAGGCCGCCGAGCAGGATCAGCAGCAGCTCGGTGCGGGTCGTGATCGCGAGACCGGCGATGACGCCACCGAGGGCGAGCGAGCCGGTGTCACCCATGAAGATCTTCGCCGGGGACGCGTTCCACCACAGGAAGCCGAAGCACGCGCCCATCACCGCGGCTGCGACGATCGCCAGGTCGAGCGGAGCCGGGGTCTCGTAGCACTGCGGTTGCGGGACGGCGGGGTTCGGCAGGCAGGAGTTGCCCGACTGCCAGATCCCGATCAGCACGAAGGCACCGGCCACCATCGCCGAGGCGCCGGTCGCCAGGCCGTCGAGGCCGTCGGTCAGGTTCACGCCGTTCGAGGTCGCGGCGATCATCAGGTACGCGAAGACGATGAACCCGATCGTGCCGAGCTGGAAGCCGGTGTCGCGGATGAACGAGATCTCGGTCGAGGCCGGGCTGAAGCCGCGGTAGTCCTCGAACCGGAGCGCGCCGATCGCGAAGACCAGCGCCACGACCGACTGGCCCGCGAGTTTGGCCTTGCTGCGCAGGCCGAGGCTGCGCTGCTTGGAGACCTTGATGTAGTCGTCGAGGAACCCGACGAGCCCGAGGCCGGTCATCAGGAACAGCACGAGCAGCGCCGGTGCCGTCGGGGACTTGTCCCGCAGCACCAGGTGCGCGGCCAGGTAGCCGCACAGGACGGCGATGATGATGACCGCGCCGCCCATGGTCGGCGTGCCGCGCTTGGTCTGGTGCGTGGTCGGGCCGTCGTCCCGGATGAGCTGGCCGTAGCCCTGCCGCACCAGGATCCGGATCGCGATCGGGGTTCCGAGCAGGGTGATGATCAGCGAGACGGCGGCCGCCGCGAGGACGCCTCTCATGCGGTGCCCGCCGGGGTGCCCGCCGGGTCGCCGTGCGCACCGGCCAGCAGCGCCTCGGCCACCTGCTCCAGTCCCGCGGCTCGGGAGGCCTTGACCAGGACGACGTCCGCGGGCGCGAGCTCGCGGGCCAGCAGGGCCGTGGCGGCCACGGTGTCCGGGACGAAGACCGGCTCCTGCGCCCACGCACGCGCGCCGAGCGCGCCGTCGTGGGCGGCCCGGGCGCCGTCGCCGACGACGACCAGCCGGGAGATGTTCATGTCGGCGACCAGCCTGCCCACCGCGGCGTGCTCCGCGGCGGACGACTCGCCGAGTTCGCGCATCTCACCCAGCACGGCCCAGCTGCGCCGCTCCCCCGCGATGGCCACCAGCGCCTCCAGCGCGGCCCGCATCGAGTCCGGGTTCGCGTTGTAGGCGTCGTTGACGACCGTGACCCCGTCCGGACGGGTGGTGACCTCCATGCGCCACCGGCTGCGGGGCGTGGCCGCGGTCAGCGCGGCGGCGATCGCGGCCGGCGTCAGCCCGAGCTCGAGGGCGACCGCGGCCGCCGCGAGCGAGTTCGGCACGTGGTGGGCGCCGTGCAGTCCGAGCGCGACCTCGGCGCTGCCCGCCGGCGTGACGAGGGTGTAGCGGGCCCGGCCGTCGACGAGCGTGACGCCCTCGGCGCGCACGTCGGCGGCATCCCCCGGGCCGTCCCCCAGCCCGTACGTCACGACCCGGGCCGTCGTCCGGCTCGCCATCGCGGCGACCAGGGGGTCGTCGGCGTTGAGCACGGCGACCCCGTCCGCGGGCAGGGCCTCGACCAGCTCACCCTTCGCCTGCGCGATCGCCTCCCGGCTGCCGAACTCGCCGACGTGCGCGACGCCGACGTTGAGCACGACGCCGATGCGCGGCGGGGCGATGTCGCACAGGTAGCGCACGTGGCCGATGCCGCGGGCGCCCATCTCCATGACGAGGAAGCGCGTGCCGGGGTCCGCCCGCAGCGCGGTCAGCGGCAGGCCGATCTCGTTGTTGAACGACCCCGGCGGGGCGATCGTCGCGCCGGCCGTCTCCAGGACGGAGGCGATCAGGTCCTTGGTGCTGGTCTTGCCCTGGGAGCCGGTGACGCCGACGACCGCGAGCCCGTCCGGCGTCGCGAGGCGGCGCACGACCAGCCCGGCGAGCTTGCCGAGGGCGGTCACGGTGTCGTCGACGACGACCGCCGGCACGCCGACCGGGCGGGTGGCGAGCACGGCCCGCGCGCCCTGCTCGACCGCGGCGGCCGCGAAGTCGTGACCGTCCACGCGTTCCCCGGGCACCGCGACGAACAGGGCGCCGCGAGCGACCTCGCGGGAGTCCACGACGACGGGTCCGTCGACCGGCCGCCCGGGGTCCGCCCCCTCACCGTCGATGCGGCCGCCCGTCGCCGCCGCGATCTCGGCGAGCGACAGCGGGATCACTGGCCCTTGCCTTCCAGCGCCTCGAGCAACGCCTCGCCGAGGACCTCCCGGTCGTCGAACGGCTTCACCACGCGCTTGCCCTGCTTGTCCACGGACTCCTGGCCCTGCTCGTGACCCTTGCCGGCGACGACGACCGCGTCCCCGGCCTGCGCCCGTCCGACCGCGAGGGCGATCGCCTTGGCGCGGTCGTGCTCGACGAGGATCTCGGCCCGCTCGTCGGCGGCGACGGACTCCGCGCCGGCGCGGACCGCGGCCAGGATCTCCTTCGGGTCCTCCGAGCGCGGGTTGTCGTCGGTGAGGACGACGACGTCGCCCAGCCGGGCGGCGACCTCCCCCATCAGCGGCCGCTTGCTCTTGTCCCGGTCGCCACCGGCGCCGAGGACGACGATCAGACGCCCGGTCGCGACCGGGCGCAGGGCGGTGAGGACGGTCTCGACCGCGTCGGGGGTGTGCGCGTAGTCGACGACCGCGAGGAAGTCCTGGCCGGCGTCGACCTTCTCCATGCGGCCGGGGACGCCCGGGCACTCCGCCACGCCGCGGACGGCGTCCTCCAGCGGGACGCCCGCGGTCACGAGCGCGACGATCGCGCCGAGCGCGTTGGCGACGTTGAACGCACCGGGCAGCGAGACCGAGGCCGTCGTGCCGACGCCCTTCGGGCCCTGAATCGTGAACGTCGAGGACGCCGGGCCGAGCTCGACGGCCACGGCACGCCAGTCGGCGTCCGGGTCGCCGGTCGCCGAGTACGTGGTGATCGGGATCTGCCGGTTCGCGGCCAGGCGCTTGCCGTACGGGTCGTCGACGTTGACCACGCCGGCCTTCGCGTGCGCCGGGGTGAACAGCGCGGCCTTCGCCTGGAAGTAGGCCTCCATCGT
It includes:
- the mraY gene encoding phospho-N-acetylmuramoyl-pentapeptide-transferase — encoded protein: MRGVLAAAAVSLIITLLGTPIAIRILVRQGYGQLIRDDGPTTHQTKRGTPTMGGAVIIIAVLCGYLAAHLVLRDKSPTAPALLVLFLMTGLGLVGFLDDYIKVSKQRSLGLRSKAKLAGQSVVALVFAIGALRFEDYRGFSPASTEISFIRDTGFQLGTIGFIVFAYLMIAATSNGVNLTDGLDGLATGASAMVAGAFVLIGIWQSGNSCLPNPAVPQPQCYETPAPLDLAIVAAAVMGACFGFLWWNASPAKIFMGDTGSLALGGVIAGLAITTRTELLLILLGGLFVLITVSVIVQVGFFKLTKRRVFRMAPLQHHFELVGWQEVTIVIRFWIIAGLFVAGGLGVFYAEWVAGV
- a CDS encoding UDP-N-acetylmuramoyl-L-alanyl-D-glutamate--2,6-diaminopimelate ligase, coding for MPPSSSTPPLRPQKSVPRTVAELGTLVGAELPDPAQRTVQVTGLTHDSRQVQPGDLYAAMIGENVHGAEFVRQAAEAGAVAILTDPLGRERSRVADLPVLVVSDARASLGALAAAIYGDPAAAMLTLGVTGTNGKTTTAFLLEAGLRAAGRSTGLFGTVATRIGDEALPSARTTPEAPDLHALLAVMKERKVDAVAMEVSSHALDMHRVDGIVYDAALFTNLSQDHLDWHFTMEAYFQAKAALFTPAHAKAGVVNVDDPYGKRLAANRQIPITTYSATGDPDADWRAVAVELGPASSTFTIQGPKGVGTTASVSLPGAFNVANALGAIVALVTAGVPLEDAVRGVAECPGVPGRMEKVDAGQDFLAVVDYAHTPDAVETVLTALRPVATGRLIVVLGAGGDRDKSKRPLMGEVAARLGDVVVLTDDNPRSEDPKEILAAVRAGAESVAADERAEILVEHDRAKAIALAVGRAQAGDAVVVAGKGHEQGQESVDKQGKRVVKPFDDREVLGEALLEALEGKGQ
- a CDS encoding UDP-N-acetylmuramoyl-tripeptide--D-alanyl-D-alanine ligase → MIPLSLAEIAAATGGRIDGEGADPGRPVDGPVVVDSREVARGALFVAVPGERVDGHDFAAAAVEQGARAVLATRPVGVPAVVVDDTVTALGKLAGLVVRRLATPDGLAVVGVTGSQGKTSTKDLIASVLETAGATIAPPGSFNNEIGLPLTALRADPGTRFLVMEMGARGIGHVRYLCDIAPPRIGVVLNVGVAHVGEFGSREAIAQAKGELVEALPADGVAVLNADDPLVAAMASRTTARVVTYGLGDGPGDAADVRAEGVTLVDGRARYTLVTPAGSAEVALGLHGAHHVPNSLAAAAVALELGLTPAAIAAALTAATPRSRWRMEVTTRPDGVTVVNDAYNANPDSMRAALEALVAIAGERRSWAVLGEMRELGESSAAEHAAVGRLVADMNISRLVVVGDGARAAHDGALGARAWAQEPVFVPDTVAATALLARELAPADVVLVKASRAAGLEQVAEALLAGAHGDPAGTPAGTA